From a single Micromonospora pallida genomic region:
- a CDS encoding thymidine kinase: MARPLPGELDTPVCAAARGADGRPLHAAALKFFWGPMDCGKSTMALQMNYNHARQGRRGLVTTRIDRSLGPRVTTRIGLAHDAIEVTDDLDLRALVRGRWAEGERVDYLICDEASFYSVAHVEQMAELVDHDDVDVFAFGLATDFRSCFFPAAQRLFELADEVARIQVEVLCWCGREGLLNARVVGGRVVREGEQVVIGDTVPDAQVRYQVLCRRHHRAGDLGPRP, from the coding sequence CTGGCCCGGCCGTTGCCGGGTGAGCTGGACACGCCCGTCTGCGCCGCCGCGCGGGGAGCCGACGGGCGTCCGCTGCACGCCGCAGCGCTGAAGTTCTTCTGGGGGCCGATGGACTGCGGTAAGTCCACCATGGCCCTGCAGATGAACTACAACCACGCCCGGCAGGGTCGGCGCGGGCTGGTCACCACCCGCATCGACCGGTCGCTGGGGCCCCGGGTCACCACCCGCATCGGACTGGCCCACGACGCCATCGAGGTCACCGACGACCTGGACCTGCGGGCCCTGGTGCGCGGCCGGTGGGCGGAAGGGGAACGCGTCGACTACCTGATCTGCGACGAGGCGTCCTTCTACAGCGTCGCCCACGTCGAGCAGATGGCCGAACTGGTCGACCACGACGACGTCGACGTGTTCGCGTTCGGTCTGGCCACCGACTTCCGGTCGTGTTTCTTCCCCGCCGCGCAGCGGCTGTTCGAACTGGCCGACGAGGTGGCCCGCATCCAGGTGGAGGTGCTCTGCTGGTGCGGCCGGGAAGGGCTGCTCAACGCCCGGGTCGTCGGGGGGCGGGTCGTCCGGGAGGGCGAGCAGGTCGTCATCGGGGACACCGTGCCCGACGCGCAGGTGCGCTACCAGGTGTTGTGTCGCCGGCACCACCGCGCCGGTGACCTCGGCCCCCGCCCCTGA
- a CDS encoding MFS transporter gives MAETLTTPAERTPPSSSRRERTGWYFYDWAMSAFSTTVITVFLGPFLTSVTEMAAGCELGADTCSGYVYPLGVKVAAGSYFPYLVSLSVFLTVFVLPVTGAVADRSRHKKPLLAAFAFLGAGATTAMLFVTGDRYLLGGALFVVANIAFGAGVVVYNSFLPQLGGPDDRDAISSRGWALGYLGGGLLLAVNLVVVNSFGDGTAQRTLDLARWSIVSAGLWWALFTLVPLRWLREHPPVEVPVGGGNVLVAGFRQLGRTLREVKAYPLTLFFLLAFLVYNDGIQTVIALASQYGTEELRLDQTTLIVTILLVQFLAFGGALLLGALARRIGAWKTVLLSLVLWTAVILAAFRLPAEAPLPFMVLGAGIGLVLGGSQALSRSLFSQLIPAGREGEYYGFYEISDKGTSWLGPLAFGLVFQLTNSYRVGLVSLLIFFVVGFLLLAAVPVRRAIIAAGNVPPRVL, from the coding sequence ATGGCCGAGACCCTGACCACCCCGGCGGAACGGACCCCACCGTCGAGCAGCCGACGTGAACGCACCGGCTGGTACTTCTACGACTGGGCGATGTCGGCGTTCTCCACCACGGTCATCACCGTGTTCCTGGGGCCGTTCCTGACCAGCGTCACCGAAATGGCCGCCGGCTGCGAGCTGGGCGCGGACACCTGCTCCGGGTACGTGTACCCGCTGGGCGTCAAGGTCGCCGCCGGGTCGTACTTCCCGTACCTGGTGTCGCTGTCGGTGTTCCTGACGGTGTTCGTGCTGCCGGTGACCGGCGCGGTCGCCGACCGGTCCCGGCACAAGAAGCCGCTGCTGGCCGCGTTCGCGTTCCTCGGCGCCGGGGCGACCACCGCGATGCTCTTCGTCACCGGGGACCGCTACCTGCTCGGTGGGGCGCTGTTCGTGGTCGCCAACATCGCCTTCGGCGCGGGTGTGGTGGTGTACAACTCGTTCCTGCCGCAGCTGGGTGGCCCGGACGACCGCGACGCGATCTCCAGCCGGGGCTGGGCGCTGGGCTACCTCGGTGGCGGACTGCTGCTGGCGGTCAACCTGGTCGTGGTGAACTCGTTCGGCGACGGCACCGCCCAGCGCACCCTGGACCTGGCCCGCTGGTCGATCGTGTCGGCCGGGCTGTGGTGGGCGTTGTTCACCCTGGTGCCGCTGCGTTGGCTGCGGGAGCACCCGCCGGTGGAGGTGCCGGTCGGCGGCGGCAACGTGCTGGTCGCCGGGTTCCGGCAGTTGGGGCGGACCCTGCGGGAGGTCAAGGCGTACCCGCTGACGTTGTTCTTCCTGCTGGCGTTCCTGGTCTACAACGACGGCATCCAGACGGTGATCGCCCTGGCCAGCCAGTACGGCACCGAGGAGCTGCGGCTGGACCAGACCACGCTGATCGTGACGATCCTGCTGGTGCAGTTCCTCGCCTTCGGTGGGGCGCTGCTGCTCGGTGCGCTCGCCCGGCGGATCGGCGCGTGGAAGACGGTGCTGCTGTCGCTGGTGCTGTGGACGGCGGTGATCCTCGCCGCGTTCCGGCTGCCGGCCGAGGCGCCACTGCCGTTCATGGTGCTCGGCGCCGGTATCGGTCTGGTGTTGGGTGGTAGTCAGGCGTTGAGCCGGTCGCTGTTCAGCCAGTTGATCCCCGCCGGCCGGGAAGGCGAGTACTACGGCTTCTACGAGATCAGCGACAAGGGCACCAGTTGGCTCGGCCCGTTGGCGTTCGGGCTGGTGTTCCAGTTGACCAACTCCTACCGGGTCGGTCTGGTGTCCCTGCTGATCTTCTTCGTGGTCGGGTTCCTGCTGCTGGCGGCCGTGCCGGTGCGGCGGGCCATCATCGCCGCCGGTAACGTCCCGCCGCGCGTCCTCTGA
- a CDS encoding ABC transporter permease translates to MRLALRRARGATGLLLAAAGATLVATVALTGLAGYHRDVIASGVRGVLTAATAEERSILVRGAAGRTPDALTQRDTALRAGAADALAGWPGTVEAAGYAAGRQLRGDVGAATADDDGVVYASVMFLDDLAAHADLTAGTWPTAGGAAVQATLAEPVAATLGVGVGDRIPVTDGFTGRVTELTVVGLWRPRAAGDPYWRLAPETATGLQAGTATYGPLTVHRDDFLRHFLANASAGWLITPDVDAATGTADLDRLAATAATARLPAAAGLGDSGTATTGLDDLVERIQRAALVGRSALVTPMLLLAVLGGYTLLLVAALLTEQRRAETALLRARGAARWQVAGLAGREAALVVAPAVLLAPPLATELLRHAGRLPALAEVSLRLQPRLDALTWGAALLVAAGCALAMLGPNLRRGDSYVADLAARSRPGRRGAVQRAGVDVVLVVVALLGWYQLRSYSSPLSGAGGDLAVDPLLAAAPTIGVLAGAVLALRILPPLTHLAQRYVDRTRATAAMLGMWQAGRRPHAGPVLLVALAVAVSALGWSLAGTTGRSLTDQADHRVGADLRLTETVGSPPDGRAGQLTGLPGVTDVLPVWRAPLSLGATGLPGELVAADAGVAARVVRLRPDLADGSPTRAFDRVAGERVDAPHTVLPAGARRLTGRFTGTVTATYATGAGVTAHAVFAEPGGGHRRVPLGVSAGGRPVDFTVDLPTGPARLAGFTVDTTGPAQMVVDWRLLDLRVDDYPVDLGGGGAWQTVDHSGTPRDGATATAAGGTLTARWVRDDDRRGWSGAPVHLAVTRPAAGPVPLLVTPQALAALRLDVGDHTRLFLGAAEVDVRVVGTVDAFPGDTTDATVFADLPSLRDRIFHDRGLTRDVQEWWLSVSADQHDQAVDAAGALTGLDVLDRQAVARDLAGDPFGVGARGALFAAALGAVLLATVGIAVDVSATARRRASELAVLRALGATHRTVTRSLVTEQAFLAGTGVLVGLAVGVAVAATTAPLVILTPSAQRPTPTPTLLIDWPPLLATAVGVLLLAVAATTVAAARLRGHSEAGHLRGGEDR, encoded by the coding sequence ATGCGGCTGGCGCTTCGACGGGCCCGCGGGGCGACGGGTCTGCTCCTGGCGGCGGCGGGGGCCACCCTGGTGGCGACGGTCGCCCTCACCGGACTGGCCGGCTACCACCGTGACGTCATCGCCTCCGGTGTGCGGGGGGTGTTGACCGCCGCCACCGCCGAGGAACGGTCGATCCTGGTGCGCGGCGCGGCCGGCCGCACGCCCGACGCCCTCACCCAACGCGACACCGCGCTACGGGCCGGCGCCGCCGACGCCCTCGCCGGCTGGCCCGGCACCGTCGAGGCGGCCGGCTACGCCGCCGGCCGGCAACTACGCGGCGACGTCGGTGCCGCCACCGCCGACGACGACGGCGTGGTCTACGCGTCGGTGATGTTCCTCGACGACCTCGCCGCGCACGCCGACCTGACTGCCGGCACCTGGCCCACCGCAGGTGGCGCGGCCGTGCAGGCCACCCTCGCCGAACCGGTCGCCGCGACCCTCGGTGTCGGTGTCGGCGATCGCATCCCGGTCACCGACGGGTTCACCGGCCGGGTCACCGAACTCACCGTCGTCGGGTTGTGGCGGCCCCGCGCCGCCGGCGACCCGTACTGGCGGCTGGCCCCCGAGACGGCCACCGGCCTGCAAGCCGGCACGGCCACCTACGGGCCGTTGACCGTGCACCGCGACGACTTCCTGCGGCACTTCCTCGCCAACGCCTCCGCCGGGTGGCTGATCACTCCCGACGTTGACGCGGCCACCGGCACCGCCGACCTGGACCGGCTCGCCGCCACCGCCGCCACCGCCCGGCTGCCCGCCGCCGCCGGACTCGGTGACTCCGGCACCGCCACCACCGGCCTCGATGACCTGGTCGAGCGGATCCAACGCGCGGCCCTGGTCGGCCGGTCCGCGCTGGTCACCCCGATGCTGCTGCTGGCCGTGCTGGGCGGGTACACGCTGCTGCTGGTGGCGGCCCTGCTCACCGAGCAGCGCCGCGCCGAGACCGCGCTGCTGCGGGCCCGGGGTGCCGCCCGTTGGCAGGTCGCCGGCCTGGCCGGACGGGAAGCGGCCCTGGTCGTCGCTCCGGCCGTGCTGCTGGCCCCGCCGCTGGCCACCGAACTACTCCGGCACGCCGGCCGGCTGCCGGCGCTGGCGGAGGTGTCACTGCGGCTGCAACCCCGCCTCGACGCCCTCACCTGGGGCGCCGCGCTGCTCGTCGCCGCCGGCTGCGCCCTGGCCATGCTCGGCCCGAACCTACGCCGTGGGGACAGCTACGTCGCCGACCTGGCCGCCCGGTCCCGGCCCGGCCGGCGGGGCGCGGTGCAACGTGCCGGCGTCGACGTGGTGCTGGTGGTGGTGGCCCTGCTCGGCTGGTACCAGCTGCGGTCGTACTCGTCGCCGCTGTCCGGCGCCGGCGGTGACCTGGCCGTCGACCCGCTGCTGGCGGCCGCGCCCACCATCGGCGTGCTCGCCGGCGCGGTCCTGGCCCTGCGGATCCTGCCCCCGCTGACCCACCTCGCGCAACGGTACGTCGACCGCACCCGCGCCACCGCGGCGATGCTCGGCATGTGGCAGGCCGGCCGCCGCCCGCACGCCGGCCCGGTGCTGCTGGTCGCCCTCGCCGTCGCGGTCAGCGCCCTCGGCTGGTCGTTGGCCGGCACCACCGGCCGGTCCCTCACCGACCAGGCCGACCATCGTGTCGGCGCCGACCTGCGGCTGACCGAAACGGTCGGCAGCCCACCCGACGGCCGCGCCGGCCAGCTCACCGGACTGCCCGGGGTGACCGACGTGCTGCCCGTGTGGCGGGCCCCGCTCAGCCTCGGCGCGACCGGACTGCCGGGTGAGCTGGTCGCCGCCGACGCCGGCGTCGCCGCCCGGGTCGTGCGGCTGCGTCCCGACCTGGCCGACGGCTCCCCCACCCGGGCCTTCGACCGGGTCGCCGGGGAACGGGTCGACGCCCCGCACACCGTGCTGCCCGCCGGGGCGCGGCGACTGACCGGCCGGTTCACCGGCACCGTCACCGCCACCTACGCCACCGGCGCGGGGGTGACCGCCCACGCGGTGTTCGCCGAACCCGGCGGCGGGCACCGGCGGGTGCCACTGGGCGTCAGCGCCGGCGGTCGGCCCGTCGACTTCACCGTCGACCTGCCGACCGGTCCGGCCCGGCTGGCCGGGTTCACCGTCGACACCACCGGCCCGGCCCAGATGGTCGTCGACTGGCGGCTGCTCGACCTGCGCGTCGACGATTACCCCGTCGACCTGGGCGGCGGCGGGGCGTGGCAGACCGTCGACCACAGCGGCACCCCCCGCGACGGCGCCACGGCGACCGCCGCCGGCGGCACCCTCACCGCCCGCTGGGTGCGCGACGACGACCGGCGCGGCTGGTCCGGCGCCCCCGTGCACCTGGCCGTCACCCGACCGGCGGCCGGGCCGGTGCCGCTGCTGGTCACCCCGCAGGCGCTGGCCGCGCTGCGGTTGGACGTCGGCGACCACACCCGGCTGTTCCTCGGCGCCGCCGAGGTCGACGTCCGGGTCGTCGGCACCGTCGACGCGTTTCCCGGCGACACCACCGACGCCACCGTCTTCGCCGACCTGCCGTCCCTGCGGGACCGGATCTTCCACGACCGGGGTCTCACCCGCGACGTGCAGGAATGGTGGCTGTCGGTGTCGGCGGACCAGCACGACCAGGCGGTCGACGCGGCAGGCGCGCTGACCGGACTGGACGTGCTCGACCGGCAGGCGGTCGCCCGTGACCTGGCCGGTGACCCGTTCGGTGTCGGCGCGCGCGGCGCCCTGTTCGCCGCCGCCCTCGGCGCGGTGCTGCTGGCCACGGTGGGCATCGCCGTCGACGTCAGCGCCACCGCCCGCCGCCGCGCCAGCGAACTGGCCGTCCTGCGGGCCCTCGGCGCCACCCACCGCACCGTCACCCGGTCCCTGGTGACCGAACAGGCGTTCCTCGCCGGCACCGGCGTGCTGGTCGGCCTGGCCGTCGGCGTCGCGGTCGCCGCCACCACCGCGCCTCTGGTCATCCTCACCCCGTCGGCGCAGCGGCCGACACCCACACCCACCCTGCTCATCGACTGGCCGCCCCTGCTGGCCACCGCCGTCGGAGTGCTGCTGCTGGCCGTCGCCGCCACCACGGTCGCGGCGGCCCGGCTACGCGGCCACTCCGAGGCCGGCCACCTGCGCGGCGGGGAGGACCGGTGA
- a CDS encoding lysophospholipid acyltransferase family protein, with the protein MDTHSPWRSPRLWRAAQLVARLVVGALARLEVSGDVPDRLRAGPMILAANHISPFDPIVLAAACQVRGVAPRFMATGGLFRAPVVGAAMRHAGHIRVDRGTAAVGQALHDAADAVAAGSVVLVYPEGRIGLDPDMWPERGKTGTARLAFACGATVVPVAQWGSHEVLPYRAPKGLLPAVWRSLWRRPVVRVRFGAPVDLADVDPAAGGAARRATDRIIDAVTDVLVPLRLDEPGRPRHVDSSRPVDTSRVHQRRPARP; encoded by the coding sequence ATGGATACGCACTCCCCCTGGCGGTCGCCCCGGCTGTGGCGCGCCGCGCAACTGGTTGCCCGTCTCGTGGTCGGCGCCCTGGCCCGCCTGGAGGTCAGCGGCGACGTGCCCGACCGGCTGCGCGCCGGGCCGATGATCCTGGCCGCCAACCACATCAGCCCGTTCGACCCGATCGTGCTGGCCGCCGCCTGCCAGGTCCGGGGCGTGGCTCCTCGGTTCATGGCCACCGGCGGGCTGTTCCGGGCGCCGGTGGTGGGCGCGGCGATGCGGCACGCCGGGCACATCCGAGTGGACCGGGGCACCGCCGCCGTGGGGCAGGCGCTGCACGACGCCGCCGACGCGGTCGCCGCCGGATCGGTGGTGCTGGTATACCCGGAGGGGCGTATCGGGCTGGACCCCGACATGTGGCCGGAACGCGGCAAGACCGGCACCGCTCGGCTGGCCTTCGCCTGCGGCGCGACAGTGGTGCCGGTCGCCCAGTGGGGGTCGCACGAGGTACTGCCGTACCGGGCGCCGAAGGGCCTGCTGCCGGCCGTGTGGCGGTCGCTGTGGCGGCGGCCGGTGGTACGGGTGCGCTTCGGCGCGCCGGTGGACCTGGCCGACGTCGACCCGGCGGCGGGCGGCGCGGCCCGGCGGGCCACCGACCGGATCATCGACGCGGTCACCGACGTCCTGGTGCCGCTGCGGCTCGACGAGCCCGGCCGGCCCCGGCACGTCGACTCCAGCCGGCCGGTGGACACCAGTCGGGTGCACCAGCGGCGTCCGGCGCGTCCCTGA
- a CDS encoding GNAT family N-acetyltransferase gives MTLAYPVVDLTDGAVRLRRWREDDLGCVRAAAQDPRIVEATTVPGVFSVDAGRAFICRQWSRADSGEGVSLAIADVVNDRAVGLVVLMLRPQPGVAGLGYWLIPSARGRGIATRAARLVSSWALDVAGIMRVEAWVEPDNEASRRVLTEAEFEQEGVLRSFLAFPGRRADAVVFSRIRDSHPREA, from the coding sequence GTGACGCTCGCCTATCCTGTTGTTGATCTTACTGATGGAGCTGTGCGTCTTCGTCGATGGCGAGAGGATGATCTGGGTTGCGTCCGGGCTGCTGCCCAGGATCCGCGAATTGTCGAGGCCACGACGGTTCCGGGAGTGTTCTCGGTCGATGCGGGACGAGCGTTCATTTGTCGGCAGTGGAGTCGAGCCGACAGCGGTGAGGGTGTCTCGCTTGCGATCGCTGATGTGGTGAATGATCGAGCGGTCGGTCTGGTCGTGCTCATGCTGCGGCCGCAGCCGGGTGTGGCCGGTCTTGGCTACTGGCTCATCCCCTCAGCGCGGGGGCGAGGGATCGCCACTCGCGCGGCGAGGCTGGTGTCGTCGTGGGCGTTGGACGTCGCGGGCATCATGCGGGTGGAGGCGTGGGTGGAGCCGGACAACGAGGCGTCACGGCGGGTTCTCACCGAGGCCGAGTTCGAGCAGGAGGGTGTGCTGCGCAGCTTCCTGGCTTTTCCGGGCCGTCGCGCTGACGCGGTGGTCTTCTCCAGGATCCGAGACTCTCATCCTCGAGAAGCGTGA
- a CDS encoding glycerophosphodiester phosphodiesterase, producing the protein MSHPYLDAPGPLAFAHRGGAAQGDENTAAAFARAVDLGYRYVETDVHATADGVAVVFHDATLDRLTGERGRIAALRFADLATVRVGGSAVVPRLDEVLAAWPEIRFNVDVKADGAVDPTVATVERVGATDRVLLASFSDTRLARLRVLAGPKVATSLGMRGVARLRWASLTGQRLRLPPSVVAAQVPVRYGRMPVVDRRLLRYAHRLGLHVHVWTIDEPAEMHELLDLGVDGIMTDHVGVLRDVYRSRGHWAA; encoded by the coding sequence GTGTCCCACCCCTACCTCGACGCGCCCGGCCCGCTGGCGTTCGCGCACCGGGGCGGCGCCGCGCAGGGCGACGAGAACACCGCCGCGGCGTTCGCCCGGGCCGTCGACCTCGGCTACCGGTACGTCGAGACCGACGTGCACGCCACCGCCGACGGTGTGGCGGTGGTCTTCCACGACGCGACCCTCGACCGGCTGACCGGCGAACGGGGACGGATCGCCGCGCTGCGTTTCGCCGACCTGGCCACCGTCCGCGTCGGCGGGTCGGCGGTGGTGCCGCGCCTCGACGAGGTCCTCGCCGCCTGGCCGGAGATCCGGTTCAACGTCGACGTGAAGGCCGACGGCGCGGTGGATCCGACCGTGGCGACGGTGGAACGCGTCGGGGCCACCGACCGGGTGCTGCTCGCCTCGTTCAGCGACACCCGGCTGGCCCGGCTGCGGGTCCTCGCGGGTCCTAAGGTCGCCACCTCGCTGGGCATGCGCGGGGTGGCGCGGCTGCGGTGGGCGTCGCTGACCGGGCAGCGGCTGCGGCTGCCGCCGTCGGTGGTCGCCGCGCAGGTCCCGGTCCGGTACGGGCGGATGCCGGTGGTCGACCGGCGGCTGCTGCGCTACGCCCACCGACTCGGGTTGCACGTGCACGTCTGGACGATCGACGAACCTGCCGAGATGCACGAGTTACTCGACCTGGGTGTGGATGGCATCATGACCGATCACGTCGGCGTGCTGCGCGACGTCTACCGCAGCCGCGGCCACTGGGCCGCCTGA
- the cydB gene encoding cytochrome d ubiquinol oxidase subunit II → MDLTTVWYLLIAVLFTGYFILEGFDFGVGALLPVLARDDRERRVMINTIGPVWDGNEVWLITAGGAMFAAFPEWYATLFSGFYLPLLLILLALIARGVAFEYRHKRPEATWKRRWDTAITLGSITPAFLWGVAFANILRGVPLTADHEYAGGLTNLLNPYALLGGLTTTALFLTHGAVFTALKTTGDIRHRARTLATRLGLTAAVLTVAFLTWTLTIRHTTAAVILATAAGAALLAGLTATHHRREGWAFTGTATAIALTVATLFTALFPNLLPSTGDPAGTLTATNAASTPYTLEIMTWVAAVFTPVVLAYQGWTYWVFRRRIGVTHIPTH, encoded by the coding sequence GTGGACCTCACCACCGTCTGGTACCTCCTCATCGCCGTCCTCTTCACCGGCTACTTCATCCTCGAAGGCTTCGACTTCGGCGTCGGCGCACTCCTACCCGTCCTCGCCCGCGACGACCGCGAACGCCGCGTCATGATCAACACCATCGGGCCCGTCTGGGACGGCAACGAGGTCTGGCTCATCACCGCCGGCGGCGCCATGTTCGCCGCCTTCCCCGAGTGGTACGCCACCCTCTTCTCCGGCTTCTACCTACCCCTCCTACTCATCCTCCTCGCCCTCATCGCCCGCGGCGTCGCCTTCGAATACCGCCACAAGCGCCCCGAAGCCACCTGGAAACGCCGCTGGGACACCGCCATCACCCTCGGCAGCATCACCCCCGCCTTCCTCTGGGGCGTCGCCTTCGCCAACATCCTCCGCGGCGTCCCCCTCACCGCCGACCACGAATACGCCGGCGGCCTCACCAACCTCCTCAACCCCTACGCCCTGCTCGGCGGCCTCACCACCACCGCCCTGTTCCTCACCCACGGCGCCGTCTTCACCGCCCTCAAGACCACCGGCGACATCCGCCACCGCGCCCGCACCCTCGCCACCCGCCTCGGCCTCACCGCCGCCGTCCTCACCGTGGCCTTCCTGACCTGGACCCTCACCATCCGCCACACCACCGCCGCCGTCATCCTCGCCACCGCCGCCGGCGCCGCCCTGCTCGCCGGCCTCACCGCCACCCACCACCGCCGCGAAGGCTGGGCCTTCACCGGCACCGCCACCGCCATCGCTCTCACCGTCGCCACCCTCTTCACCGCCCTCTTCCCGAACCTCCTGCCCTCCACCGGCGACCCCGCCGGCACCCTCACCGCCACCAACGCCGCCAGCACCCCCTACACCCTGGAGATCATGACCTGGGTGGCCGCCGTCTTCACCCCCGTCGTCCTGGCCTACCAGGGCTGGACCTACTGGGTCTTCCGCCGACGCATCGGCGTCACCCACATCCCCACCCACTGA
- a CDS encoding cytochrome ubiquinol oxidase subunit I, producing MDALDVARWQFGVTTVYHFLFVPLTIGLSVLVAVLQTMWHRTGDQRYLKLTKFYGKLFLINFAMGIVTGIVQEFQFGMNWSDYSRFVGDIFGAPLAIEALVAFFLESTFLGLWIFGWDRLPKRIHLATIWAAALGSTFSAYFILAANSWMQNPVGYRVNPDTGRAELTDFPAVLTNKVALVTFPHTIAGCFLVAGSLIVTVALWHLIRRPDTDDTPTYRFAARFGAWITLAATAGVLLTGDLQGKIMTEVQPMKMAAAEGLYTTESPAAFSVLTVGSLDGTREIYALKIPYLLSFLGTGDPHGTVQGINDLQAQYTAQYGPGSYTPIIPVTYWSFRMMIGFGLAAAAIALWVLWAHRKGRTPTGRWLLRAGLVMPLLPLAANSFGWIFTEMGRQPWIVFGEMLTRDGVSRSVSLTEVLTSFTAFTLVYATLAVIEVRLLIRYARNGLPDVTETPAPDDTDDADRPLAFAY from the coding sequence GTGGACGCGTTGGACGTCGCCCGCTGGCAGTTCGGTGTCACCACCGTCTACCACTTTCTCTTCGTACCACTCACCATCGGCCTGTCCGTCCTCGTCGCCGTCCTCCAAACCATGTGGCACCGCACCGGCGACCAGCGCTACCTCAAACTCACCAAGTTCTACGGCAAGCTCTTCCTCATCAACTTCGCCATGGGGATCGTCACCGGCATCGTCCAGGAATTCCAGTTCGGCATGAACTGGAGCGACTACTCCCGCTTCGTCGGCGACATCTTCGGCGCACCCCTGGCCATCGAAGCCCTTGTCGCCTTCTTCCTCGAATCCACCTTCCTCGGACTGTGGATCTTCGGCTGGGACCGCCTCCCCAAACGCATCCACCTCGCCACCATCTGGGCCGCCGCCCTCGGCTCCACCTTCAGCGCCTACTTCATCCTCGCCGCCAACTCCTGGATGCAGAACCCCGTCGGCTACCGCGTCAACCCCGACACCGGACGGGCCGAACTCACCGACTTCCCCGCCGTCCTCACCAACAAGGTCGCCCTCGTCACCTTCCCCCACACCATCGCCGGCTGTTTCCTCGTCGCCGGCAGCCTCATCGTCACCGTCGCCCTCTGGCACCTCATCCGCCGCCCCGACACCGACGACACCCCCACCTACCGCTTCGCCGCCCGCTTCGGCGCCTGGATCACCCTCGCCGCCACCGCCGGCGTCCTGCTCACCGGCGACCTCCAGGGCAAAATCATGACCGAGGTCCAACCCATGAAAATGGCCGCCGCCGAAGGCCTCTACACCACCGAAAGCCCCGCCGCCTTCAGCGTCCTCACCGTCGGCAGCCTCGACGGCACCCGCGAGATCTACGCCCTGAAGATCCCCTACCTGCTCAGCTTCCTCGGCACCGGCGACCCCCACGGCACCGTCCAGGGCATCAACGACCTCCAGGCCCAGTACACCGCCCAGTACGGCCCCGGCAGCTACACCCCGATCATCCCGGTCACCTACTGGAGCTTCCGCATGATGATCGGCTTCGGACTCGCCGCTGCCGCCATCGCCCTCTGGGTCCTCTGGGCCCACCGCAAAGGCCGCACCCCCACCGGCAGATGGCTCCTGCGCGCCGGCCTCGTCATGCCCCTGCTGCCCCTGGCCGCCAACAGCTTCGGCTGGATCTTCACCGAGATGGGCCGGCAACCCTGGATCGTCTTCGGCGAAATGCTCACCCGCGACGGCGTCTCCCGCAGCGTCAGCCTCACCGAAGTCCTCACCAGCTTCACCGCCTTCACCCTCGTCTACGCCACCCTCGCCGTCATCGAGGTCCGCCTGCTCATCCGCTACGCCCGCAACGGCCTCCCCGACGTCACCGAGACCCCCGCACCCGACGACACCGACGACGCCGACCGCCCCCTCGCCTTCGCCTACTGA
- a CDS encoding calcium:proton antiporter, which yields MRAPTATRFPVPAPATVVPLLAVLTLAAVWGRALPPVVEVVVVVLLAGAVLAAVHHAEVVAHRVGEPFGSLILAVAVTVIEVGLIITLMVSGGPDTATLARDTVFAAVMLTCNGIVGLSLLLTTVRRRVVVFNPEGTGAALATVLTLATLSLVLPTFTTGTPGPVFTGPQLAFAAAASLLLYATFVFVQNVRHRDYFLPPERDTRPTVGEDEHAPVPSVRTALTSFALLIVALVAVVGLAKVESPTIEAVVADAGLPRPVVGVVIALLVLLPETLAAARNARRDRTQISLNLALGSAMASIGLTIPAIAVGSLWLDGPLELGLGATQIVLLGLTAAVGILTVMPGRATLLQAWVHLSLCAAYLFLAANP from the coding sequence ATGCGCGCACCGACGGCGACCCGTTTCCCGGTCCCCGCGCCGGCGACGGTGGTGCCGCTGCTGGCCGTGCTGACCCTGGCCGCGGTGTGGGGGCGTGCGCTGCCGCCCGTGGTGGAGGTCGTCGTGGTGGTGCTGCTGGCCGGCGCGGTGCTGGCGGCGGTGCACCACGCCGAGGTCGTCGCCCATCGGGTCGGGGAGCCGTTCGGGTCGCTGATCCTGGCTGTCGCGGTGACCGTGATCGAGGTCGGTCTGATCATCACGTTGATGGTGTCCGGTGGCCCGGACACCGCCACCCTGGCCCGGGACACCGTCTTCGCCGCCGTGATGCTCACCTGCAACGGGATCGTCGGCCTGTCGTTGCTGCTGACCACCGTGCGGCGCCGGGTGGTGGTGTTCAACCCGGAGGGCACCGGCGCGGCGTTGGCGACGGTGCTCACCCTGGCCACGCTGAGTCTGGTGCTGCCGACGTTCACCACCGGTACGCCCGGTCCGGTGTTCACCGGGCCGCAGTTGGCGTTCGCGGCGGCGGCCTCCCTGCTCCTGTACGCGACGTTCGTGTTCGTGCAGAACGTGCGGCACCGCGACTACTTCCTGCCGCCCGAGCGCGACACGCGGCCGACTGTCGGGGAGGACGAGCACGCCCCGGTGCCGTCGGTGCGGACCGCCCTGACCAGCTTCGCGTTGCTGATCGTCGCGCTGGTCGCGGTGGTGGGGCTGGCGAAGGTCGAGTCGCCGACCATCGAGGCGGTGGTCGCCGACGCGGGGCTGCCCCGGCCGGTCGTCGGCGTGGTCATCGCACTGCTGGTGCTGCTGCCGGAGACCCTCGCCGCGGCCCGTAACGCCCGCCGTGACCGTACCCAGATCAGCCTCAACCTGGCTCTCGGGTCGGCGATGGCCAGCATCGGGCTGACCATCCCGGCGATCGCGGTCGGGTCGCTGTGGTTGGACGGGCCGCTGGAACTGGGGCTCGGGGCGACGCAGATCGTGCTGCTCGGCCTGACCGCCGCGGTGGGGATCCTCACCGTGATGCCCGGCCGGGCGACGCTGCTACAGGCCTGGGTGCACCTGTCGCTGTGCGCGGCCTACCTGTTCCTCGCCGCGAACCCGTAA